The Zygotorulaspora mrakii chromosome 3, complete sequence genome includes a region encoding these proteins:
- a CDS encoding MCT family MFS transporter, with protein sequence MSFEKMQVDRKCEEVEEIEVPDGGYGWIVTIAVFLYNFCTWGANAGYAIYLEHYLRYDTFPGGGRLDYAAVGGIAFGVGLLFAPFITWVSHRFGVHVSIAIGIVFQGTGLMLAAFSRKLWQIYLTQGVLISFGLAFIFVPNISLLPQWFRRKRSLASGVAAGGSGLGGVIFNLGMQRIIEVKSVKWALIVQFIMCTCLSSIALTLTRTRRQAVFKKDNYKIKLFDKEVFSSPGAWLVCGWVSFTMLGYVILLYSLSAFTTSLGYSPTQGSYVSCMISVGNIIGRPIVGYLADMFGSITVGVVVHLVVAIFSWAMWIPCKNMATAIVFALIEGMLMGSIWVLLGSIVTRVVGLRKLDVTFGALWIFVGIFSLPSPVIGIQLASSVQNATAYVNTAIFSGFCYFGASSCLFLLRGYLVARDAASDQDSLMDNDEVAVPVSFYSFSKGLITLRSSKKSLL encoded by the coding sequence AtgtcttttgaaaaaatgcagGTAGATAGGAAGTGCGAGGAAGTCGAGGAGATAGAAGTTCCTGATGGTGGATATGGCTGGATAGTGACAATTGCTGTATTTTTATACAATTTCTGTACGTGGGGCGCTAATGCAGGGTATGCCATCTACCTGGAGCACTATTTGCGGTACGACACCTTTCCGGGAGGAGGAAGGCTGGATTATGCAGCAGTTGGTGGGATTGCCTTCGGAGTAGGTTTATTGTTCGCACCATTCATTACGTGGGTGTCCCATCGATTTGGTGTTCATGTGAGCATCGCTATTGGAATCGTATTCCAGGGTACGGGTTTAATGCTAGCAGCATTTTCTCGAAAGTTGTGGCAGATTTACTTAACTCAGGGagttttgatttcatttggATTGGCATTCATATTCGTGCCCAATATCTCACTTCTGCCTCAGTGgttcagaagaaaaagatctCTAGCATCTGGTGTTGCCGCGGGAGGAAGTGGCCTTGGTGGTGTCATATTCAACTTAGGGATGCAGAGGATAATTGAAGTCAAAAGTGTGAAATGGGCTCTAATTGTGCAATTTATTATGTGTACGTGCTTGAGTAGCATAGCTTTAACGTTGACACGGACGCGAAGACAAGCTGTGTTTAAAAAAGACAATTATAAGATCAAACTGTTTGATAAAGAAGTTTTCTCCAGTCCGGGTGCTTGGCTTGTCTGTGGTTGGGTTTCTTTTACCATGCTTGGGTACGTCATTCTTTTGTATTCTTTATCAGCATTCACAACAAGTCTCGGATACTCTCCAACACAGGGGTCATATGTGTCTTGCATGATCAGCGTTGGAAACATTATTGGAAGACCCATTGTTGGTTATTTGGCAGATATGTTTGGCTCTATTACCGTCGGAGTTGTAGTGCATCTGGTTgttgcaattttttcctgGGCAATGTGGATACCTTGTAAGAATATGGCGACAGCGATTGTCTTCGCTCTCATAGAAGGAATGCTCATGGGGTCTATATGGGTACTGTTGGGATCTATTGTCACAAGAGTGGTAGGATTGAGGAAATTAGATGTCACCTTTGGTGCACTGTGGATATTTGTTGGCATTTTTTCGTTGCCCTCGCCCGTTATAGGCATTCAATTGGCCTCTTCAGTACAAAATGCTACTGCATATGTTAATACAGCTATTTTCTCCGGATTTTGTTATTTTGGAGCTTCATCATGTCTTTTCCTACTCAGAGGTTATTTAGTAGCGAGAGATGCCGCTTCCGATCAAGACTCTTTGATGGATAATGATGAAGTTGCTGTCCCGGTTTCATTTTatagtttttcaaaaggtcTGATCACCTTGAGAAGCTCAAAAAAGAGCTTGCTCTAA